The Fibrobacter sp. UWP2 genome includes a window with the following:
- a CDS encoding RimK family protein — MKKIIVVNNPKHWKFHIPEAEIVSAKDYLTERSYTKEKNLRVFNLCRDYSYQSKGYYVSLLAEARGHKVIPNVKSMRDFKSPAVVKIISDEIDELIQKSFRHLTGTEFVLSIYFGQNVSPQYLELSQELYRIFQAPLLRAKFVFKQKWFIQSIRPICVDEIPETHKEMVDLFAQEYFEKTRFVSTKSDEYLYDLGILINPDEKEPPSNKEAIHNFIEAAQDTGFRVELITKKDYHRVGEFDAIFIRETTNVNHHTYAFARRAQSEGIAVIDDPDSILRCSNKVYLQELMEVGHIPAPRTIIAHSENRHTLAKELGFPMVIKAPDSSFSMGVKKVNDKAELEKVLDEMFEGSDLLIAQEFTPTDFDWRVGILDGKPLYACRYFMAKNHWQIYNWDAKDEKGLCGKYDCLPIEMVPHGIVKTALRVASMIGNGLYGVDLKEVNGKPMVIEVNDNPSIDAGIEDQVGKKKVYLAVMRSLRHRIEDRLNAAQQKILQHDREMLF; from the coding sequence ATGAAAAAAATAATCGTTGTCAACAACCCCAAGCATTGGAAGTTCCACATCCCCGAAGCCGAAATCGTTTCGGCAAAGGACTACCTCACAGAGCGCTCCTACACCAAGGAGAAAAACCTCCGCGTGTTCAACCTGTGCCGCGATTACAGCTACCAGAGCAAGGGCTACTATGTGTCGCTTTTGGCAGAGGCCCGCGGCCACAAGGTCATCCCGAACGTCAAAAGCATGCGCGATTTCAAGTCGCCCGCGGTGGTAAAAATCATCAGCGACGAAATCGACGAGCTCATCCAAAAGAGCTTTAGGCACTTGACGGGTACGGAGTTCGTGCTCTCCATCTACTTTGGGCAAAACGTGAGCCCGCAGTATCTGGAACTCTCGCAGGAACTGTACCGCATTTTCCAGGCGCCGCTACTGCGCGCCAAGTTCGTGTTCAAGCAAAAGTGGTTCATCCAGAGCATCCGCCCTATTTGCGTCGACGAAATCCCCGAGACGCACAAGGAGATGGTGGACCTGTTCGCGCAGGAATACTTTGAGAAGACCCGCTTTGTCTCGACAAAGAGCGACGAATACCTTTATGACCTGGGCATCCTCATCAATCCAGACGAAAAGGAGCCGCCCAGCAACAAGGAGGCCATCCACAACTTTATCGAGGCGGCGCAAGACACGGGATTCCGCGTGGAGCTCATCACCAAAAAGGATTATCACCGCGTGGGCGAATTCGACGCCATCTTTATCCGCGAGACAACAAACGTGAATCACCACACCTACGCGTTCGCGCGCCGCGCCCAGAGCGAGGGCATCGCGGTGATCGACGACCCCGACAGCATTTTGCGCTGCTCCAACAAGGTGTATTTGCAGGAGCTCATGGAGGTGGGACACATTCCCGCCCCCAGGACAATTATCGCCCACAGCGAAAACCGCCACACGCTCGCCAAGGAGCTCGGCTTCCCCATGGTCATCAAGGCGCCGGATTCCAGCTTTTCGATGGGCGTCAAAAAGGTGAACGACAAGGCTGAACTCGAGAAGGTGCTGGACGAGATGTTTGAAGGGAGCGACCTCCTGATTGCGCAGGAGTTCACGCCTACGGACTTTGACTGGCGTGTCGGAATTTTGGACGGCAAGCCGCTTTACGCCTGCCGTTACTTTATGGCCAAGAACCACTGGCAGATTTACAACTGGGACGCGAAAGACGAAAAGGGACTTTGCGGCAAGTACGACTGCCTGCCCATCGAGATGGTGCCCCACGGGATTGTGAAGACAGCCCTCCGCGTGGCTTCGATGATCGGCAACGGGCTTTACGGCGTGGACCTCAAGGAAGTGAACGGCAAGCCGATGGTAATCGAGGTCAATGACAACCCGAGTATTGACGCGGGCATTGAAGACCAGGTGGGCAAAAAGAAGGTTTACCTCGCGGTGATGCGCTCGTTGCGGCACCGTATCGAAGACCGTTTGAACGCCGCGCAACAAAAGATTCTGCAACACGACAGGGAAATGCTATTTTAG
- a CDS encoding peptidase-C39 like family protein, translated as MDLKILAQPDDVTCGPTSLHAVYTHFGYKIPLKQLISEIEFLEEGGTLGVFLGIDALKRGFDATIYSYNLKIFDPTWVGLSMKALREKLVLLHKAKHAPKLKKAIEAYIRFIDLGGRINFADLRAAMFESYFKRDIPVLTGLSATYLYRSKREYTDETDHSVFDDIKGEPMGHFVVLYGFDEKKHFLVADPDCTNPMMQGPYYKVDKFRLIHSILLGIVTYDSNILVVEPKKS; from the coding sequence ATGGACTTAAAAATATTAGCCCAACCGGACGATGTCACCTGCGGGCCCACGAGCCTGCACGCGGTGTACACCCATTTTGGCTACAAAATTCCACTAAAGCAACTCATCTCAGAAATCGAATTCCTGGAAGAAGGCGGCACGCTGGGCGTGTTTTTGGGCATTGACGCCCTAAAGCGCGGCTTTGACGCCACCATCTACAGCTACAACCTGAAAATTTTCGACCCCACGTGGGTCGGGCTCTCCATGAAGGCACTCAGGGAAAAGTTGGTTTTACTCCACAAGGCAAAACACGCGCCAAAACTCAAAAAAGCCATTGAAGCCTACATCCGCTTTATAGACCTGGGCGGGCGCATCAACTTTGCGGACCTGCGCGCAGCCATGTTCGAAAGCTACTTCAAGCGGGACATCCCCGTGCTCACGGGACTCTCGGCCACGTACCTCTACAGGAGCAAGCGCGAATACACCGACGAGACGGACCATTCTGTTTTTGACGACATCAAAGGCGAGCCCATGGGGCACTTTGTGGTGCTCTACGGCTTCGACGAAAAGAAGCACTTTTTGGTGGCGGATCCCGACTGCACGAACCCCATGATGCAAGGCCCTTATTACAAGGTCGACAAGTTCAGGCTGATCCACAGCATTCTGCTCGGCATCGTCACCTACGACAGCAACATCCTTGTCGTGGAACCCAAAAAGAGTTAA